In Eubalaena glacialis isolate mEubGla1 chromosome 4, mEubGla1.1.hap2.+ XY, whole genome shotgun sequence, one DNA window encodes the following:
- the LSM4 gene encoding U6 snRNA-associated Sm-like protein LSm4, producing the protein MLPLSLLKTAQNHPMLVELKNGETYNGHLVSCDNWMNINLREVICTSRDGDKFWRMPECYIRGSTIKYLRIPDEIIDMVKEEVVAKGRGRGGLQQQKQQKGRGMGGAGRGVFGGRGRGGIPGTGRGQPEKKPGRQAGKQ; encoded by the exons ATG CTTCCTTTGTCACTGCTGAAAACGGCTCAGAATCACCCAATG TTGGTGGAGCTCAAAAATGGGGAGACGTACAATGGGCACCTGGTGAGCTGCGACAACTGGATGAACATCAACTTGCGTGAGGTGATCTGCACGTCCAGG GACGGGGACAAATTCTGGCGGATGCCCGAGTGCTACATCCGCGGCAGCACCATCAAGTACCTGCGCATCCCTGATGAGATCATCGACATGGTCAAGGAGGAGGTGGTGGCCAAGGGCCGCGGCCGCGGTGGCCTgcagcagcagaagcagcagaAGGGCCGCGGAATGGGGGGCGCCGGGCGAG GTGTGTTTGGTGGCCGGGGCCGAGGTGGAATCCCAGGCACCGGCAGAGGTCAACCAGAAAAGAAGCCAGGCAGACAGGCGGGCAAACAGTGA